Proteins from a single region of Streptomyces sp. HUAS 15-9:
- a CDS encoding metallophosphoesterase translates to MTDTSNTRPAEGEAQVPRQSRPHRLMRYIPLIAPVLLWAVPCWVLLHTGQHWPVPVTLAGTTLSALGLVGMPLAMVRGHGRRQQDRAAIIGDTLLGTSWVLFTWSVLLGVLLRLALTAAGVGESQDRARIVTWAVLGVTAVLLAWGYAEARRVPCVRGLYVQLPRLGAGLDGLRVVLITDTHYGPLDRTRWSARVCETVNTLEADLVCHTGDIADGTAERRRAQAAPLGTVQATRARVYVTGNHEYYGEAQGWVDLMDELGWEPLRNRHLLLERGGDALVVAGVDDVTAESSGLAGHRAHLAGALNGADPDLPVLLLAHQPKFIDRAAAHGIDLQLSGHTHGGQIWPFHHLVRIDQPALAGLSRHGARTLLYTSRGTGFWGPPFRVFAPSEITLLVLRSPHLPTSM, encoded by the coding sequence GTGACCGACACCAGCAACACCCGGCCCGCCGAGGGTGAAGCGCAAGTGCCGCGGCAGAGCCGACCGCACCGCCTGATGCGCTACATCCCCCTGATCGCCCCCGTCCTGCTGTGGGCCGTACCGTGCTGGGTGCTCCTGCACACCGGCCAGCACTGGCCGGTGCCCGTCACGCTCGCCGGCACCACCCTGTCCGCCCTCGGCCTCGTCGGTATGCCGCTCGCGATGGTGCGCGGCCACGGCCGACGCCAGCAGGACCGGGCGGCGATCATCGGTGACACCCTGCTGGGCACCAGCTGGGTCCTGTTCACCTGGTCCGTTCTGCTCGGCGTCCTCTTGCGGCTCGCCCTGACCGCGGCCGGCGTCGGCGAGAGCCAGGACCGGGCCCGAATCGTCACTTGGGCCGTCCTCGGCGTAACCGCCGTACTGCTCGCCTGGGGGTACGCCGAAGCCCGCCGCGTACCATGCGTGCGCGGACTCTACGTGCAACTCCCGCGACTGGGTGCTGGGTTGGACGGCCTCCGCGTCGTCCTCATCACCGACACCCACTACGGCCCACTCGATCGCACTCGCTGGTCGGCACGGGTATGCGAAACGGTGAACACTCTGGAAGCCGACCTGGTCTGCCACACCGGCGACATCGCGGACGGCACGGCCGAACGCCGTCGCGCCCAGGCCGCCCCACTCGGTACCGTGCAGGCGACTCGGGCCCGTGTCTACGTCACCGGCAACCACGAGTACTACGGCGAGGCCCAGGGCTGGGTCGACCTGATGGACGAGCTGGGCTGGGAGCCGCTGCGCAACCGTCATCTGCTGCTGGAACGCGGAGGCGACGCCCTCGTGGTGGCCGGCGTGGATGACGTCACCGCCGAGTCCTCCGGCCTGGCCGGCCATCGCGCCCACCTCGCCGGAGCCTTGAACGGCGCCGACCCCGACCTACCCGTCCTGCTCTTGGCACACCAGCCCAAGTTCATCGACCGGGCGGCAGCCCACGGCATCGACCTACAACTCTCCGGCCACACCCACGGCGGCCAGATCTGGCCCTTCCACCACCTGGTCCGCATCGACCAGCCCGCCCTCGCCGGCCTCAGCCGCCACGGCGCTCGCACCCTCCTCTACACCAGTCGCGGCACCGGCTTCTGGGGCCCGCCGTTCCGCGTCTTCGCCCCCAGCGAGATCACCCTGCTCGTGCTCCGCTCCCCACACCTGCCCACCTCGATGTAG
- a CDS encoding Ig-like domain-containing protein, producing the protein MAPALRRRPIPLRRPLGAALALSLAAGPLLLSAQAWADAPSPVSQSAGQSNGRISGSDQPPDRTVPPGPVEPGRVRPLQRVASVNIIDADAAVNTLGTYGEPSIAVDPANPQHIAITRFGHNPNDEWNNNADLLYSIDGGTTWTDRRTIPAPPGIANTAGGPCDQTIDYGRNGRLYGTFLTCGANAQVVTGSTTDPTQATSWLWNVDPMTNITQPTTNTHPNTDQPWLIVNRDTTNTTQDNAYVGYQDLGALPRDHVTVSQHSASPVDFPAANDQPVGNGAVTGGINGGLRLAGDPRNGTVYALYQEGGVSTSQPHAVNIRLKRSTNGGGSWDLGNATDGLVVASVSSYQGDVGFKFATSNALIGGVQHAAVDPTNGDVFVAYGEAVTGGHNQIRLRRLTDDGAGGLSVGASVNVSTSTEAALPSVAVLSDGTVGVLYLTSDGTNGSAFPIVTAHLARSTDHGATFSDLPLQTFTIAKDNGDARQRFIGDYIQMKAVGTTFYGTFTGNLNGTNQTTQQARDTIFFSVPKQTTQSTLTSSADPSVYGQPVTFTAEVVPTPDGGTVTFRVDGTQLGSPVPVDTTTGTATSDAISTLSVGDHTVDATYSGDLDHLGSTAMSLTQTVNQAPVSTTLASSANGPAAFGEPITFTDTVCPAPPSTSPALPPSGTVTFKDGSTVLGTGTLAPGGGANCAQTQVGSANLLPGSHTITAQYSGDTNFLAGSLESITQQVTCAEVITGDVHGSVRATAPSTCIVDATVHGTVHGAAGGALFIGHSTVFGSVHSSDGTLFGMCDSRATGTLQVDRASGFVVVGDPGDDACAGNRVGGSVHLLDNHSGAELIANQIVGSVDVNGTTGSGPFPDDTRAEIAGNTIRGSLHCTGNVPPPTNDGNPNTVHGTRAGQCANL; encoded by the coding sequence GTGGCACCCGCACTCCGCCGCAGACCGATCCCCCTCAGACGCCCGCTCGGCGCGGCCCTCGCACTCTCGCTGGCCGCCGGACCGCTGCTGCTGTCCGCCCAGGCCTGGGCCGACGCGCCGTCGCCGGTGAGCCAGAGCGCCGGTCAGAGCAACGGCCGGATCAGCGGGAGCGACCAGCCGCCCGACCGTACGGTTCCCCCGGGGCCGGTGGAGCCCGGGCGGGTCCGGCCGTTGCAGCGGGTCGCGAGCGTGAACATCATCGACGCGGACGCCGCCGTCAACACGCTCGGCACCTACGGCGAGCCGTCGATCGCGGTCGACCCGGCCAACCCGCAGCACATCGCCATCACCCGCTTCGGCCACAACCCCAACGACGAGTGGAACAACAACGCCGACCTGCTCTACAGCATCGACGGCGGCACCACCTGGACCGACCGGAGGACCATCCCGGCACCCCCGGGGATCGCCAACACGGCGGGCGGCCCGTGCGACCAGACCATCGACTACGGCCGCAACGGCCGACTCTACGGGACCTTCCTGACCTGCGGGGCCAACGCCCAGGTGGTCACCGGGTCCACCACCGACCCCACCCAGGCGACGTCGTGGCTCTGGAACGTCGACCCGATGACCAACATCACCCAGCCCACCACGAACACCCACCCCAACACCGACCAGCCCTGGCTGATCGTCAACCGCGACACCACCAACACGACCCAGGACAACGCCTACGTCGGCTACCAGGACCTCGGTGCTCTCCCGCGCGACCACGTGACCGTCTCGCAGCACAGCGCCAGCCCGGTGGACTTCCCCGCCGCCAACGACCAACCGGTGGGCAACGGCGCCGTGACGGGCGGCATCAACGGTGGGCTCCGCCTGGCCGGCGACCCGCGCAACGGCACCGTGTACGCGCTGTACCAGGAGGGCGGCGTGAGCACCTCCCAGCCGCACGCCGTCAACATCCGGCTGAAGCGGTCGACCAACGGCGGAGGGAGCTGGGACCTGGGCAACGCCACCGACGGCCTGGTAGTCGCCTCGGTCAGCAGCTACCAGGGCGACGTCGGCTTCAAGTTCGCCACGTCCAACGCACTGATCGGCGGCGTCCAGCACGCGGCCGTCGACCCGACCAACGGCGACGTGTTCGTGGCCTACGGCGAGGCCGTCACCGGCGGCCACAACCAGATCAGGCTGCGCCGGCTCACCGACGACGGCGCGGGCGGCCTCTCCGTCGGCGCCTCGGTCAACGTCTCCACTTCGACCGAGGCGGCGCTGCCCTCCGTCGCGGTGCTCAGCGACGGCACCGTCGGCGTCCTCTACCTGACCTCCGACGGAACCAACGGCAGCGCCTTCCCGATCGTCACCGCACACCTGGCCCGGAGCACCGACCACGGGGCGACATTCAGCGACCTCCCGCTGCAGACTTTCACGATCGCGAAGGACAACGGCGACGCCCGGCAGCGGTTCATCGGCGACTACATCCAGATGAAGGCGGTCGGCACCACCTTCTACGGCACGTTCACCGGTAACCTCAACGGCACCAACCAGACCACCCAGCAGGCGCGGGACACGATCTTCTTCAGCGTCCCGAAGCAGACCACCCAGTCGACGCTGACCTCCTCCGCCGACCCGTCCGTCTACGGGCAGCCGGTGACCTTCACCGCGGAGGTCGTACCGACCCCGGACGGCGGCACCGTCACCTTCCGGGTCGACGGCACCCAGCTCGGCAGCCCGGTGCCGGTGGACACCACGACCGGGACGGCCACCTCGGACGCGATCTCCACGCTGAGCGTCGGCGACCACACCGTGGACGCCACCTACAGCGGAGACCTCGACCACCTGGGCAGCACCGCGATGAGCCTGACCCAGACCGTCAACCAGGCCCCAGTCAGCACGACGCTCGCCTCCTCGGCGAACGGCCCGGCGGCCTTCGGCGAGCCGATCACCTTCACCGACACTGTCTGCCCGGCCCCGCCGAGCACCAGCCCGGCGCTGCCGCCGTCCGGCACGGTGACCTTCAAGGACGGCAGCACGGTGCTCGGCACCGGCACCCTCGCACCCGGCGGTGGCGCCAACTGCGCCCAGACGCAGGTGGGTTCCGCCAACCTGCTGCCCGGCAGCCACACCATCACGGCCCAGTACAGCGGCGACACCAACTTCCTGGCGGGCAGCCTGGAGAGCATCACCCAGCAGGTGACCTGCGCCGAGGTCATCACCGGTGACGTCCACGGCAGCGTCCGGGCGACCGCGCCGAGCACCTGCATCGTCGACGCCACCGTGCACGGCACCGTCCACGGCGCGGCCGGCGGGGCGCTGTTCATCGGCCACTCCACCGTCTTCGGCAGCGTGCACTCCTCGGACGGCACGCTGTTCGGCATGTGCGACAGCCGCGCCACCGGGACACTGCAGGTCGACCGCGCGAGCGGGTTCGTGGTCGTCGGGGATCCGGGTGACGACGCCTGCGCCGGCAACCGGGTCGGCGGGTCCGTCCACCTGCTCGACAACCACTCCGGCGCGGAGCTGATCGCCAACCAGATCGTCGGCTCGGTCGACGTCAACGGGACGACCGGCAGCGGCCCGTTCCCGGACGACACCCGGGCCGAGATCGCGGGCAACACCATCCGCGGCTCGCTGCACTGCACCGGCAACGTGCCGCCCCCGACCAACGACGGCAACCCGAACACGGTGCACGGCACCCGTGCCGGACAGTGCGCCAACCTCTGA